From a region of the Georgenia yuyongxinii genome:
- a CDS encoding VWA domain-containing protein: protein MILRMVWPAWALLLVLGPLLALCVAGWWRARRSEGRGGGWLRRAAMVLATLVIGLAPAVPAETTQVETNAEVFFVVDRTGSMAAEDYDGAQPRLAGVRHDLVALVEALPGARYSVIGFDSQASRQLPLTTDARAVRTWAETLRQEITRFSAGSAVDRPREALAEALAGAATRNPGNVRLVFVLADGEDTSGADDPSGGTAGFAELAGLIDGGAVLGYGTTAGGRMRTYDGTESTGPGTAAPWILDEASPGSPPAVSRIDETNLRRLAAALGVPYAHRIAPTPVADLVAGIDVEELAADGRRDVSTYRDVLWPAAAVLAVLVAAEAFAQAARWRRLSGIPA, encoded by the coding sequence ATGATCCTGCGCATGGTGTGGCCCGCCTGGGCGCTGCTCCTCGTGCTCGGCCCGTTGCTCGCCCTGTGCGTCGCGGGCTGGTGGCGTGCCCGGCGCAGCGAGGGCCGCGGTGGGGGCTGGCTGCGCCGCGCGGCGATGGTCCTCGCGACCCTCGTCATCGGCCTGGCCCCCGCCGTCCCCGCCGAGACCACCCAGGTGGAGACCAACGCGGAGGTCTTCTTCGTGGTGGACCGGACCGGCTCCATGGCCGCCGAGGACTACGACGGCGCCCAGCCCCGGCTCGCCGGGGTGCGCCACGACCTCGTCGCGCTGGTCGAGGCCCTCCCGGGCGCCCGGTACTCCGTCATCGGGTTCGACTCCCAGGCCTCCCGCCAGCTGCCGCTGACCACCGACGCCCGCGCCGTGCGCACCTGGGCCGAGACCCTGCGGCAGGAGATCACCCGGTTCTCGGCCGGCTCCGCCGTCGACCGCCCGCGGGAAGCGCTGGCCGAGGCGCTCGCGGGAGCCGCCACACGCAACCCGGGCAACGTCCGGCTCGTGTTCGTCCTCGCCGACGGCGAGGACACCTCGGGCGCGGACGACCCCTCCGGCGGAACCGCGGGGTTCGCCGAGCTCGCCGGGCTCATTGACGGCGGCGCCGTGCTCGGCTACGGCACGACCGCAGGCGGGCGCATGCGTACCTACGACGGCACCGAGTCCACCGGGCCCGGCACCGCCGCCCCCTGGATCCTCGACGAGGCGAGTCCCGGATCCCCGCCGGCCGTCTCCCGGATCGACGAGACCAACCTGCGCCGCCTGGCGGCCGCGCTGGGCGTGCCGTACGCGCACCGCATCGCCCCCACGCCGGTGGCGGATCTGGTGGCCGGCATCGACGTCGAGGAGCTCGCCGCCGACGGGCGCCGGGACGTGAGCACCTACCGCGACGTGCTGTGGCCGGCGGCGGCCGTGCTGGCCGTGCTCGTGGCGGCCGAGGCGTTCGCCCAGGCCGCCCGGTGGCGTCGGCTCAGTGGGATCCCGGCATGA
- a CDS encoding vWA domain-containing protein, whose amino-acid sequence MVTAWVVPLVLAAVAVAALAGWLWRRPARRSRATWVANSAYLTSLAGYRRRLRVLRGGLALAAAALALVAVATSALTARPVDRDVRAEVLATRDIVLCLDVSGSMIELDSEIVATFAELVGSFEGERIALSIWNNTSRTVFPLTDDYALVTDELDAAARALDVDLDTWLFDAEALARLEGFLAGTVSLDDDASSLVGDGLATCALAFDEADTQRARSIILATDNLVLGPSVYTLPEAGQLAAELGIAVHGLYASLTDAGSDAARAEMEQVVTSAGGLFFEAGDPGAVDGIIADIDAHQAVDLGATPEVVVTDRPDRWYGWLVGALAVLLVAMWRLRA is encoded by the coding sequence GTGGTGACTGCCTGGGTGGTGCCGCTCGTGCTCGCCGCGGTCGCCGTCGCCGCGCTGGCGGGCTGGCTGTGGCGCCGCCCGGCCCGCCGCTCCCGCGCCACGTGGGTGGCCAACTCCGCCTACCTGACGTCGCTGGCCGGGTACCGCCGTCGGCTCCGGGTGCTGCGCGGCGGGCTCGCCCTGGCCGCGGCGGCGCTCGCCCTGGTGGCGGTCGCGACGTCCGCGCTCACCGCCCGGCCGGTGGACCGCGACGTGCGCGCCGAGGTGCTGGCCACCCGCGACATCGTGCTCTGCCTGGACGTCTCGGGGTCGATGATCGAGCTGGACAGCGAGATCGTGGCCACCTTCGCCGAGCTGGTTGGCTCGTTCGAGGGCGAGCGCATCGCCCTGAGCATCTGGAACAACACCTCGCGCACCGTCTTCCCGCTCACCGACGACTACGCCTTGGTCACCGACGAGCTAGACGCCGCCGCCCGCGCCCTCGACGTCGACCTCGACACCTGGCTGTTCGACGCCGAGGCGCTCGCCCGGCTGGAAGGGTTCCTCGCCGGCACCGTCTCCCTCGACGACGACGCCTCCTCCCTGGTCGGTGACGGTCTGGCCACGTGCGCGCTCGCCTTCGACGAGGCCGATACCCAACGCGCCCGGTCGATCATCCTGGCCACCGACAACCTGGTCCTGGGCCCGTCGGTCTACACCCTGCCCGAGGCTGGGCAGCTGGCCGCCGAGCTGGGGATCGCGGTGCACGGGCTGTACGCCTCGCTCACCGACGCCGGCTCCGACGCGGCCCGGGCGGAGATGGAGCAGGTGGTCACCAGCGCCGGCGGCCTGTTCTTCGAGGCGGGCGACCCGGGCGCCGTCGACGGCATCATCGCCGACATCGACGCGCACCAGGCGGTCGACCTCGGTGCCACCCCCGAGGTGGTCGTCACCGACCGGCCGGACCGCTGGTACGGCTGGCTCGTGGGTGCGCTCGCTGTCCTGCTCGTGGCGATGTGGAGGCTGCGCGCATGA
- a CDS encoding DUF58 domain-containing protein, translated as MDSASRLANVRARLDLPTVRRAAGLLEGRHRSIFTGHGQDFDDQVEYRPGDDVKDIDWKSSARAGHPIIRRFVRESNLAMVLAVDTGRSMATTARSGEPKAAVALFAADVVAYLARARGDLVALVAGDAGRMVQMPGRGGTAHLETLLRLVEGALTLDAPPSDLGRVLERVLTLTRRSLVVVLTDEARPEAADEDALRRLRARHEVMVIAVADALPTMRGIGATADVDGAAPLPAYLRDDPALHAEALAATKERQAAVAARLRRLGIGHAVVTSEDDVVDGLVDLLGRQRHARR; from the coding sequence GTGGACTCCGCCTCCCGCCTCGCCAACGTCCGGGCCCGTCTGGACCTGCCCACCGTGCGCCGTGCGGCCGGCCTGCTCGAGGGCCGGCACCGATCCATCTTTACCGGGCACGGCCAGGACTTCGACGACCAGGTCGAGTACCGCCCCGGCGACGACGTCAAGGACATCGACTGGAAGTCCTCCGCCCGCGCCGGCCACCCGATCATCCGCCGGTTCGTCCGCGAGTCGAACCTGGCGATGGTGCTGGCCGTGGACACCGGCCGCAGCATGGCCACCACCGCCCGCTCGGGCGAGCCCAAGGCCGCCGTCGCGCTCTTCGCGGCGGACGTCGTCGCCTACCTGGCCCGGGCGCGCGGCGACCTCGTCGCCCTGGTGGCCGGGGACGCCGGCCGGATGGTCCAGATGCCCGGCCGCGGCGGCACGGCTCACCTGGAGACCCTGCTGCGCCTGGTCGAGGGTGCGCTCACCCTCGACGCGCCGCCGTCGGACCTGGGCCGCGTGCTCGAGCGGGTGCTCACCCTGACCCGGCGCTCCCTGGTGGTCGTCCTGACCGACGAGGCCCGGCCGGAGGCGGCCGACGAGGACGCCCTGCGCCGGCTCCGCGCACGCCACGAGGTGATGGTCATTGCCGTCGCCGACGCGCTGCCCACCATGCGCGGGATCGGCGCGACCGCCGACGTCGACGGCGCCGCGCCGCTGCCCGCGTACCTGCGTGACGACCCCGCCCTGCACGCCGAGGCGCTCGCGGCGACGAAGGAGCGGCAAGCCGCGGTGGCCGCCCGGCTGCGGCGCCTGGGCATCGGCCACGCGGTGGTCACCAGTGAGGACGACGTCGTCGACGGCCTGGTCGACCTGCTCGGCAGGCAGCGTCATGCCCGCCGCTGA
- a CDS encoding TetR family transcriptional regulator: MSSPSRTQPGRAPGAVEGARAPVPAAGARAPRRRDPARTRQAILDAAEEEFSERGFLGGRVDAIAERTSITKRMIYYYFGDKQGLYLAALEQVYREMRQSERAVHLDDLEPVEALRTFVLSTIDFQEARPSFVRMVSFENTLGAENIAGIESLRELNAGLVDSVDRLLRRGRTAGVFRDGPDAPDALELHQLISSLAFYRVSNRATFREIFDHDMLDPAHGETFRRRAVALVVDHVLVPGTGRRS; the protein is encoded by the coding sequence GTGTCCAGCCCTTCCCGCACCCAGCCGGGCCGCGCACCGGGCGCGGTCGAGGGTGCCCGCGCACCCGTCCCTGCCGCGGGGGCCCGCGCCCCTCGGCGGCGCGATCCCGCGCGCACCCGCCAGGCGATCCTCGACGCCGCGGAGGAGGAGTTCTCCGAACGCGGCTTCCTGGGCGGGCGGGTGGACGCGATCGCCGAGCGCACCAGCATCACGAAGCGGATGATCTACTACTACTTCGGGGACAAGCAGGGCCTCTACCTCGCGGCGCTCGAGCAGGTCTACCGCGAGATGCGCCAGTCCGAGCGTGCGGTCCACCTCGACGACCTCGAGCCGGTCGAGGCGCTGCGCACATTCGTGCTCAGCACGATCGACTTCCAGGAGGCGCGGCCCTCCTTCGTCCGGATGGTCAGCTTCGAGAACACCCTGGGCGCCGAGAACATCGCCGGCATCGAGTCCCTCCGCGAGCTGAACGCGGGCCTGGTGGACTCCGTCGACCGGCTGCTGCGGCGGGGACGCACGGCTGGGGTGTTCCGGGACGGCCCGGACGCACCGGACGCGCTCGAGCTGCACCAGCTCATCAGCTCGCTGGCGTTCTACCGGGTATCGAACCGGGCGACGTTCCGGGAGATCTTCGACCACGACATGCTCGACCCCGCGCACGGCGAGACATTCCGCCGCCGAGCGGTCGCGCTGGTCGTGGACCACGTCCTCGTCCCCGGTACGGGCCGCCGGTCCTGA
- a CDS encoding methyl-accepting chemotaxis protein, with the protein MSATERLERPSPQAPTRPALRWRRARPAGAPAPRTSVPRRRRRLGAVATTGRAGAPRLSVGRRLGLAFASVGVLVLVAAGTGIVSVIEQRQYGEELRAAHGVAVLAETARYKSADATARQGRVVGDVLEFGPWAGLHRGTPNQQRMADAKVEVYAWLDGIDTAELTDAEAELVEHLGPAWDSFFGMHDQVERWLGENSDEGTNKAVTSINEGKVGGSAATVRALADRMQEAAYARIDDVHAKQQAAQSRSTVILLGVGAGAALLAAALAVNATRSIVRRIGRIRAVADAIGNGDLTSRVGLALTDEIGQAGASLDAATASLRALVAQVTAASDQVAMAAGELAAGGEQLSDASAQTSTQAGVVAVAAEQVSANVQAVAAGAEQMGPSIQEIARNAAAAAQVAAEATEVATATNSIVAKLGESSAEIGDVVKVISAVADQTNLLALNASIEAARAGDAGKGFAVVAGEVKELARETSRATGHIADRIRTIQEDTAAAVEAIGRITAIVGQINTYQLTIASAVEEQTSTTNEMSRGVVEAATGSGEIAGNIIAVAASASSLTGIVDQLDDAASALHGTADELQRRLVRFTL; encoded by the coding sequence ATGAGCGCGACGGAACGTCTCGAGCGGCCGTCGCCGCAGGCCCCCACCCGTCCGGCACTGCGGTGGCGCAGGGCCCGCCCGGCCGGGGCGCCTGCCCCCCGGACCTCGGTGCCCCGCCGACGGCGCCGCCTGGGCGCGGTGGCGACGACCGGTCGCGCGGGCGCACCCCGGCTGAGCGTGGGCCGCCGGCTCGGGCTCGCCTTCGCGAGCGTCGGCGTCCTGGTGCTCGTGGCTGCGGGCACCGGGATCGTCTCCGTCATCGAGCAGCGCCAGTACGGCGAGGAGCTGCGGGCCGCGCACGGCGTGGCCGTGCTTGCCGAGACGGCGCGGTACAAGAGTGCCGACGCCACGGCGAGGCAGGGTCGCGTCGTAGGGGACGTCCTGGAGTTCGGGCCGTGGGCCGGCCTGCACCGCGGCACGCCGAACCAGCAGCGCATGGCGGACGCCAAGGTGGAGGTCTATGCCTGGCTCGACGGCATCGACACCGCCGAGCTCACCGACGCCGAGGCGGAGCTCGTCGAACACCTGGGGCCGGCCTGGGACTCTTTCTTCGGGATGCACGACCAGGTGGAGCGCTGGCTCGGCGAGAACAGCGACGAGGGCACCAACAAGGCCGTGACCTCGATCAACGAGGGCAAGGTAGGTGGGTCCGCCGCGACCGTCCGTGCACTGGCGGATCGGATGCAGGAGGCCGCCTACGCGCGCATCGACGACGTCCACGCGAAGCAGCAGGCCGCCCAGAGCCGCTCGACGGTGATCCTCCTCGGCGTGGGGGCGGGCGCTGCCCTCCTGGCCGCGGCACTCGCCGTGAACGCGACCCGTTCGATCGTGCGACGCATCGGTCGGATCCGCGCCGTGGCGGACGCGATCGGCAACGGCGACCTGACCAGCCGGGTGGGCCTCGCGCTCACCGACGAGATCGGGCAGGCCGGCGCCTCCCTCGACGCCGCCACCGCGAGCCTGCGCGCGCTGGTCGCCCAGGTGACCGCCGCGTCGGACCAGGTCGCCATGGCGGCCGGCGAGCTGGCCGCCGGCGGCGAGCAGCTCTCGGACGCCTCGGCGCAGACCTCGACGCAGGCCGGTGTGGTGGCCGTCGCGGCCGAACAGGTCTCGGCGAACGTCCAGGCCGTCGCGGCCGGTGCTGAGCAGATGGGGCCCTCGATCCAGGAGATCGCGCGCAACGCCGCCGCCGCGGCCCAGGTCGCGGCTGAGGCGACCGAGGTGGCCACGGCCACCAACTCGATCGTGGCGAAGCTCGGTGAGTCCTCCGCCGAGATCGGCGACGTCGTCAAGGTGATCTCCGCCGTCGCCGACCAGACCAACCTGCTGGCGCTCAACGCGAGCATCGAGGCCGCCCGGGCCGGCGACGCCGGCAAGGGGTTCGCCGTCGTGGCCGGAGAGGTCAAGGAGCTCGCGCGCGAGACGTCCCGCGCCACGGGGCACATCGCGGACCGGATCCGGACCATCCAGGAGGACACCGCCGCCGCCGTCGAGGCGATCGGACGGATCACCGCGATCGTCGGGCAGATCAACACCTACCAGCTCACCATCGCCTCGGCGGTGGAGGAGCAGACCTCCACCACCAACGAGATGTCCCGCGGCGTGGTCGAGGCCGCCACGGGCTCGGGGGAGATCGCCGGGAACATCATCGCCGTGGCCGCGTCGGCCAGCTCGCTGACGGGCATCGTCGACCAGCTCGACGACGCCGCCTCCGCGCTCCACGGCACCGCCGACGAGCTGCAGCGCAGGCTGGTTCGGTTCACCCTCTGA
- a CDS encoding variant leucine-rich repeat-containing protein, translating into MPAPEQLTAYDASNPATPPELLAAIAAQRPDLRALVATNPATSSDVLGHLARLGDVAVDAALARRTGAPGVAPIPYPPAGGPFVAPTGAGYGHSAPANPYTAGSVHAAAADPYQTGPAFIPGATGPAPGATGHAPGETGYAPGAAGFAPGVAGYAPSTSTYAGAAPWEPTKKRSWLPWIIVGAVAVIVACVIAVAALVSARVDDFAPTFDPSVDGYGSDPALDAFWDGCTAGDGAACDDLFWQSPADSEYEEFGNTCGGRFEYGPFSCDGKI; encoded by the coding sequence ATGCCTGCGCCCGAGCAGCTCACGGCCTATGACGCCAGCAACCCCGCCACTCCGCCGGAGCTGCTCGCCGCGATCGCCGCGCAGCGCCCCGACCTTCGCGCGCTTGTCGCCACCAATCCGGCGACGTCGTCGGACGTGCTCGGCCATCTCGCGCGGCTCGGTGACGTCGCTGTGGACGCTGCGCTCGCACGACGCACCGGCGCCCCCGGCGTGGCACCGATTCCGTACCCGCCCGCCGGTGGTCCGTTCGTTGCGCCGACCGGTGCCGGCTACGGCCACAGCGCCCCAGCGAACCCGTACACGGCCGGCTCGGTACACGCTGCGGCGGCCGACCCGTACCAGACCGGCCCTGCTTTCATCCCGGGTGCCACCGGCCCCGCCCCGGGTGCCACCGGCCACGCCCCGGGTGAGACCGGCTACGCCCCGGGTGCCGCCGGCTTCGCGCCGGGTGTCGCCGGCTACGCCCCGAGCACGTCCACGTACGCCGGGGCGGCCCCGTGGGAGCCGACCAAGAAGCGGTCGTGGCTGCCCTGGATCATCGTCGGTGCGGTCGCGGTCATCGTCGCCTGCGTCATCGCCGTCGCCGCGCTGGTGAGCGCGCGCGTGGACGACTTCGCGCCGACCTTCGACCCGTCAGTAGACGGCTACGGCAGCGATCCCGCGCTGGATGCGTTCTGGGACGGGTGCACGGCGGGCGACGGCGCGGCGTGCGACGACCTCTTCTGGCAGTCGCCGGCCGACTCGGAGTACGAGGAATTCGGGAACACCTGCGGTGGCCGTTTCGAGTACGGCCCCTTCTCGTGCGACGGCAAGATCTGA
- the deoC gene encoding deoxyribose-phosphate aldolase, with protein MSTHDSLATSAAVSTVASMVDHTLLKPEATAADVAALVAEARQLGAYSVCVSPSMLPLTGTGAVKVATVCGFPSGAHHPEVKAVEAASAVGNGADEIDMVINLALATTGRYDKIEAEIAAVRVAAPAPVVLKVIIESAALTDEQIVAVCRAAEAAGADFVKTSTGFHPAGGATVHAVELMAATVGGRLGVKASGGIRTTEAALEMIAAGATRLGLSGTAAVLAGLTD; from the coding sequence ATGAGCACGCACGACTCCCTGGCCACCAGCGCCGCCGTCTCGACCGTCGCCAGCATGGTCGACCACACCCTGCTCAAGCCCGAGGCCACCGCGGCCGACGTCGCCGCCCTGGTGGCCGAGGCCCGGCAGCTGGGCGCGTACTCGGTGTGCGTCTCGCCGAGCATGCTGCCGCTGACCGGCACCGGCGCGGTCAAGGTCGCCACCGTCTGCGGCTTCCCCTCCGGTGCGCACCACCCCGAGGTGAAGGCGGTCGAGGCCGCCAGCGCCGTCGGGAACGGCGCCGACGAGATCGACATGGTCATCAACCTCGCCCTGGCCACCACCGGTCGGTACGACAAGATCGAGGCCGAGATTGCCGCCGTGCGCGTGGCCGCTCCCGCGCCGGTCGTGCTGAAGGTCATCATCGAGTCCGCCGCGCTGACCGACGAGCAGATCGTCGCCGTCTGCCGGGCCGCCGAGGCCGCGGGCGCCGACTTCGTCAAGACCTCGACCGGGTTCCACCCGGCCGGCGGGGCGACCGTGCACGCCGTCGAGCTCATGGCCGCCACGGTAGGCGGGCGTCTCGGTGTGAAGGCCTCCGGCGGGATCCGCACCACCGAGGCTGCCCTCGAGATGATCGCCGCGGGTGCGACCCGGCTGGGTTTGTCCGGCACGGCAGCGGTGCTCGCGGGCCTGACCGACTGA
- a CDS encoding TetR/AcrR family transcriptional regulator, giving the protein MPKIIGNSLAEHRERTRSALFAALSHLMRERGFDAISLADIAATAGIGRTAVYNHFPDKESVLLAFIEHETSAYVRALERSLGEVEDPVEQLRVYVRQQLQLERSYHFAPGPDLREVVSRDAAAHLRAHVGLVEDLLRQILARAIATGDIPEQHLDAVVHLVHACLSGRSVPRGEPARGEFIAATELFVLRAVGARTAWSVRAAEVA; this is encoded by the coding sequence GTGCCCAAGATCATCGGAAACTCCCTGGCGGAACACCGCGAGCGCACGCGCAGCGCGCTGTTCGCGGCGCTGTCCCACCTGATGCGCGAGCGCGGCTTCGACGCCATCTCGCTCGCCGACATCGCCGCCACGGCGGGGATCGGGCGAACGGCCGTGTACAACCACTTCCCCGACAAGGAGTCCGTGCTCCTCGCCTTCATCGAGCATGAGACCTCTGCCTACGTCCGGGCACTGGAGCGCTCGCTCGGCGAGGTGGAGGACCCGGTGGAGCAGCTGCGTGTCTATGTCCGCCAGCAGCTCCAGCTCGAGCGGTCCTATCACTTCGCCCCGGGCCCGGACCTGCGCGAGGTCGTCTCCCGCGACGCCGCGGCGCACCTGCGGGCGCACGTGGGCCTCGTCGAGGACCTGCTGCGACAGATCCTCGCACGTGCCATCGCGACCGGCGACATCCCCGAGCAGCACCTCGACGCCGTCGTGCACCTGGTCCACGCGTGCCTGAGCGGGCGCAGCGTGCCGCGCGGCGAGCCCGCGCGCGGGGAGTTCATCGCCGCGACCGAGCTGTTCGTGCTGCGGGCCGTGGGTGCCCGGACGGCGTGGTCCGTGCGTGCCGCCGAGGTGGCCTGA
- a CDS encoding AAA family ATPase has product MSESDGAPRHGRAQGWAAPRGFGGAPATSAATGAPIAGGARSTTPGRPTAPGDGAPTDRTRTHHRPISEADAERAAELLRRVSTIFRRRVVGQDALRTALISTLVAGGHVLLESVPGLAKTTAAHTLASAVSGTFHRIQCTPDLMPNDIVGTQIFNYATGEFTTQLGPVHANLVLLDEINRSSAKTQSAMLEAMQEQQTSIGGQIYPLPRPFMVLATQNPIEEEGTYVLPEAQMDRFLLKEVLTYPTPHEEVDILEMTASGAFDAPLEEEPITLEDVLFLQDLAARVYVDLSVKQYIVALVNTTRGGGPRPVPDLHRHVRVGASPRGGIALMRVAQAVALQEGRTYVVPDDVKRVRHPVLRHRIVRTYDALAGNVAPEAIVDAVFQAVPAP; this is encoded by the coding sequence ATGAGCGAATCGGATGGCGCACCACGCCACGGGCGAGCGCAGGGCTGGGCCGCGCCGCGCGGGTTCGGGGGCGCCCCCGCCACCAGCGCAGCCACCGGCGCCCCCATCGCCGGCGGAGCACGCTCCACCACCCCCGGCCGTCCCACCGCCCCGGGCGACGGCGCCCCGACCGACCGGACCCGCACGCACCACCGACCCATCTCCGAGGCCGACGCTGAGCGTGCCGCCGAGCTTCTGCGCCGCGTCAGCACCATCTTCCGCCGGCGGGTCGTCGGCCAGGACGCGCTGCGCACCGCCCTGATCTCCACCCTCGTGGCCGGCGGCCACGTGCTCCTGGAGTCGGTGCCCGGCCTGGCCAAGACCACCGCGGCGCACACCCTCGCCAGCGCCGTCTCGGGCACGTTCCACCGCATCCAGTGCACCCCGGACCTCATGCCCAACGACATCGTGGGCACGCAGATCTTCAACTACGCCACCGGGGAGTTCACCACCCAGCTCGGTCCGGTGCACGCCAACCTCGTGCTCCTGGACGAGATCAACCGCTCCTCCGCCAAGACCCAGTCCGCCATGCTCGAGGCGATGCAGGAGCAGCAGACCTCCATCGGCGGGCAGATCTACCCGCTGCCTCGCCCCTTCATGGTGCTGGCGACCCAGAACCCCATCGAGGAGGAGGGCACCTACGTGCTGCCCGAGGCCCAGATGGACCGGTTCCTCCTGAAGGAGGTCCTCACCTACCCGACCCCGCACGAGGAGGTCGACATCCTCGAGATGACCGCGTCCGGGGCGTTCGACGCCCCGCTCGAGGAGGAGCCGATCACCCTTGAGGACGTCTTGTTCCTCCAGGACCTCGCCGCCCGCGTCTACGTCGACCTCTCCGTCAAGCAGTACATCGTCGCCCTGGTCAACACCACCCGCGGCGGCGGGCCCCGGCCCGTGCCGGACCTGCACCGGCACGTGCGCGTGGGTGCCTCGCCCCGCGGCGGGATCGCCCTGATGCGGGTGGCGCAGGCGGTCGCCTTGCAGGAAGGCCGCACGTACGTGGTGCCCGACGACGTCAAGCGGGTGCGTCACCCGGTGCTGCGCCACCGGATCGTGCGCACCTACGACGCCCTGGCCGGCAACGTGGCGCCCGAGGCCATCGTCGACGCCGTCTTCCAGGCCGTCCCGGCGCCCTGA
- a CDS encoding (deoxy)nucleoside triphosphate pyrophosphohydrolase encodes MQTAAPALVVAAAIVDSLERPTRALCAQRSAPAELAGRWELPGGKVEPGESPEVALHRELAEELGVEVRLGARLLGPEAGDWPILARRTMRVWLAELTAGTPEPLADHSALRWVDSDALEDLDWLDPDRPIAVALREVTAKSMRG; translated from the coding sequence ATGCAGACCGCCGCCCCCGCCCTCGTGGTCGCCGCCGCGATCGTCGACTCCCTCGAGCGCCCCACCCGGGCCCTGTGCGCGCAGCGCTCGGCACCCGCCGAGCTCGCGGGACGGTGGGAGCTGCCCGGCGGAAAGGTGGAGCCCGGCGAGTCGCCGGAGGTTGCGCTGCACCGTGAGCTCGCCGAGGAGCTGGGCGTGGAGGTCCGGCTCGGGGCCCGGCTCCTCGGACCCGAGGCGGGCGACTGGCCGATCCTCGCCAGGCGCACCATGCGGGTGTGGCTCGCCGAGCTCACCGCCGGCACGCCGGAGCCGCTCGCCGACCACTCCGCGCTGCGCTGGGTCGACAGCGACGCGCTGGAGGACCTCGACTGGCTGGACCCTGACCGGCCGATCGCCGTCGCCCTGCGCGAGGTCACCGCTAAGAGCATGCGCGGATAG